Proteins encoded within one genomic window of Brachybacterium muris:
- a CDS encoding TrkH family potassium uptake protein yields the protein MLPVSSADGTWTGLVDSLFTAVSAMSVTGLVVLDPAHWTTFGQVVILLLIQIGGTGVMTLATLLGLVTMRRLGLRARVTAGREIHAELGDAGAVVRGIVVTSLLIELVVAAILFTAFALRDGLPVLSAAGSAVFHAVSAFNNAGFSPHSDSLIRYTDDPLVTLTLAAAVVAGGLGFPVIAELLRRRHGPRHWTLTTKLVLTGTPILLLAGLVTTLLTEHSNPGTLGPMDWPQKVLNALLHSVFSRTAGFNAVDVGAMREETWLSTVILMLIGGGPAGTAGGLKITTVLILVLTIRSELRGDSHVIAFGKRLPQGVNRQVVTVVGLMSIMLLGATAALMALEDHPLDRVLFEVASAISTTGLSTGITPQLSDASCLILALLMFVGRVGPISLGTALALRPRPLLYEPPKERPLIG from the coding sequence ATGCTCCCGGTCTCTTCCGCTGATGGAACCTGGACCGGTCTGGTGGACAGCTTGTTCACGGCAGTCTCGGCGATGTCGGTGACGGGCCTGGTGGTGCTGGACCCCGCCCATTGGACGACCTTCGGGCAGGTGGTGATCCTGCTGCTGATCCAGATCGGGGGAACCGGGGTGATGACCCTGGCCACTCTCCTGGGACTGGTGACGATGCGTCGTTTGGGCCTGCGCGCACGGGTGACCGCGGGCAGGGAGATCCATGCCGAACTGGGCGACGCGGGCGCGGTGGTGCGAGGCATCGTGGTCACCTCCCTCCTCATCGAACTGGTGGTGGCCGCGATCCTGTTCACCGCCTTCGCCCTGCGTGACGGGCTTCCCGTGCTGTCAGCGGCGGGCAGTGCCGTCTTCCACGCGGTCTCCGCGTTCAACAACGCCGGGTTCTCCCCGCACAGTGACAGTCTGATCCGGTATACCGACGATCCCCTGGTGACGCTGACGCTCGCCGCGGCCGTGGTGGCCGGGGGGCTCGGCTTCCCCGTTATCGCCGAATTGCTGCGACGACGGCACGGCCCCCGGCACTGGACGCTGACCACGAAACTCGTCCTCACCGGCACCCCCATCCTGCTGCTGGCCGGGCTGGTGACCACGCTGCTGACCGAGCACTCCAACCCCGGCACCCTCGGGCCGATGGACTGGCCGCAGAAGGTGCTCAACGCCCTGCTGCACTCGGTGTTCAGCCGTACGGCCGGGTTCAACGCGGTGGACGTGGGCGCGATGCGGGAGGAGACCTGGCTGAGCACCGTCATCCTCATGCTCATCGGCGGTGGCCCCGCCGGGACCGCGGGCGGCCTGAAGATCACCACGGTGCTGATCCTGGTGCTCACCATCCGCAGCGAACTGCGCGGCGACAGCCACGTCATCGCCTTTGGCAAGAGGCTCCCGCAGGGGGTGAACCGGCAGGTGGTGACCGTCGTGGGGCTGATGTCGATCATGCTGCTGGGGGCCACCGCCGCGCTGATGGCCCTGGAGGACCACCCCCTCGACCGGGTGCTGTTCGAGGTGGCCTCTGCGATCTCCACGACCGGCCTGTCCACCGGGATCACTCCGCAGCTCAGCGATGCGTCCTGCCTGATCCTCGCCCTGCTCATGTTCGTGGGGCGAGTGGGCCCCATCTCCCTGGGCACCGCCCTGGCACTGCGGCCTCGGCCCCTGCTGTACGAACCACCGAAGGAGCGACCCCTCATTGGCTAA
- a CDS encoding potassium channel family protein: MRSVVVLGLGRFGSALAVELTRLGVEVLGVDQDETVVQDHDGRLTHVVRADITREEVHSQLGVRDADRVVVAVGGRLEASVLACSHLLRAGVEDLWAKAESADHAQILDQLGVANVIKPQHETGQRVAHRIADRAEEWVTYGRGFAMGLFPVPNRLLHRTAADARIAERFDVRLIARCPAGRDWEYVSLQTTFNPGDQLIVAGQEANLERFGRLD, translated from the coding sequence GTGCGCAGCGTCGTGGTGCTGGGGCTCGGCCGGTTCGGCTCCGCTCTCGCGGTCGAACTGACGCGCCTGGGGGTCGAAGTCCTGGGGGTCGACCAGGATGAGACCGTGGTGCAGGACCACGACGGGCGTCTCACCCATGTGGTGCGGGCGGACATCACCCGCGAAGAGGTGCACTCCCAGCTCGGGGTGCGCGATGCCGACCGGGTCGTCGTCGCGGTCGGCGGCCGCCTGGAAGCCAGCGTGCTGGCGTGCTCCCACCTCCTGCGGGCCGGAGTCGAGGACCTCTGGGCGAAGGCCGAATCGGCCGACCACGCGCAGATCCTCGACCAGCTCGGGGTGGCCAACGTGATCAAACCCCAGCATGAGACCGGGCAACGGGTCGCGCACCGGATCGCGGATCGGGCCGAGGAATGGGTGACCTACGGGCGGGGGTTTGCCATGGGCCTGTTCCCCGTCCCCAACCGTCTGCTGCACCGCACCGCGGCCGATGCCCGCATCGCGGAACGCTTCGATGTGCGCCTGATCGCCCGCTGCCCGGCCGGGCGGGACTGGGAGTACGTCTCCCTGCAGACCACGTTCAACCCAGGTGATCAGTTGATCGTCGCCGGGCAGGAGGCGAACCTGGAGCGCTTCGGCCGCTTGGACTGA
- a CDS encoding uracil-DNA glycosylase, which produces MPKPLAQIIAPDWAEALSPAEQQIHALGDFLREEAASGRGYLPHGEHVLRAFTRPLAEVKVLIVGQDPYPTPGHPIGLSFAVEEHVRPLPRSLANIYSELQADLGIPPAAHGDLTAWQEQGVLLLNRVLTVRPGSPGSHRRRGWEEITELAIRALVARGGPLVALLWGKDAQSLVPMLGAVPYVASPHPSPLSASRGFFGSRPFSRVNELLAQQGGQQIVWQIPSTDSGTASTDRDLSPSGRSAPGSPPARRRSTDHLG; this is translated from the coding sequence ATGCCGAAGCCGCTCGCCCAGATCATCGCTCCCGACTGGGCCGAGGCCCTCTCCCCCGCCGAGCAGCAGATCCATGCCCTGGGTGACTTCCTGCGCGAGGAGGCCGCTTCGGGTCGCGGATACCTGCCACACGGCGAGCACGTGCTGAGGGCCTTCACCCGTCCTCTCGCCGAGGTGAAGGTGCTGATCGTGGGGCAGGACCCGTACCCCACTCCCGGGCATCCCATCGGGCTCTCCTTCGCCGTCGAGGAGCACGTGCGTCCCCTGCCCCGCAGCCTTGCGAACATCTACTCCGAGCTGCAGGCGGACCTGGGCATCCCGCCCGCCGCACACGGTGACCTCACCGCCTGGCAGGAGCAGGGGGTGCTGCTGCTGAACCGGGTGCTCACCGTGAGGCCCGGCTCCCCCGGGTCGCACCGCCGGCGCGGCTGGGAGGAGATCACCGAGCTCGCGATCCGTGCACTGGTGGCCCGCGGCGGGCCCCTGGTGGCGCTGCTGTGGGGGAAGGACGCCCAGTCCCTGGTGCCGATGCTGGGAGCGGTCCCCTACGTCGCGAGCCCCCACCCAAGCCCCCTGTCGGCCTCCCGCGGGTTCTTCGGTTCCAGGCCGTTCTCGCGGGTCAACGAACTGCTGGCCCAGCAGGGCGGCCAGCAGATCGTCTGGCAGATTCCGTCGACCGACAGCGGCACGGCAAGCACGGATCGCGACCTCAGTCCAAGCGGCCGAAGCGCTCCAGGTTCGCCTCCTGCCCGGCGACGATCAACTGATCACCTGGGTTGA
- a CDS encoding DUF3263 domain-containing protein: protein MPPADAHSDQPSRPEGAGEELSERDRRILELESRTFRFVGTKERVIREQLAMSRTAYYVRLNALLDDPAALRAAPALVNRLRDRRTSADDLSTASPDHRVA, encoded by the coding sequence ATGCCCCCCGCCGATGCGCACTCCGATCAGCCGTCCCGCCCTGAGGGCGCAGGGGAGGAGCTGTCCGAGCGGGATCGGCGGATCCTCGAACTGGAGTCGCGCACCTTCCGTTTCGTGGGCACCAAGGAGCGCGTGATCCGCGAGCAGCTGGCCATGTCCCGCACCGCCTACTACGTGCGGCTGAACGCCCTGCTGGACGACCCGGCAGCACTGCGCGCCGCCCCTGCCCTGGTGAACCGCCTGCGGGACCGGCGCACCTCGGCCGACGACCTCTCCACCGCATCGCCGGACCACAGGGTGGCTTGA
- a CDS encoding LytR C-terminal domain-containing protein, producing MADTQYPYPPDRFDDEADAATFHGAHRAEEPFWRQNLIYLVIIAAAFVTLLVLLFLIGGMGRDGDDRASDPTSPAASETTEEAPAEEESSEGQEEEAPAPEPDRSIPVMVINAGGINGMAGAWRDSLEGSGWEQVSIGTADNVQQEPVVFYRDEADADTAQALAQEVGAGEARQSDEYESRITFVAVTEPGSGDEGGEGEGDEG from the coding sequence GTGGCCGATACCCAGTACCCGTACCCGCCCGATCGATTCGACGACGAGGCAGATGCCGCGACGTTCCACGGTGCGCACCGCGCCGAGGAGCCGTTCTGGCGTCAGAACCTCATCTACCTCGTCATCATCGCGGCGGCCTTCGTGACGCTGCTGGTGCTGCTGTTCTTGATCGGCGGCATGGGCAGGGACGGCGACGACCGCGCCAGTGACCCCACCTCGCCCGCCGCATCGGAGACCACCGAGGAGGCTCCTGCGGAGGAGGAGAGCAGCGAAGGCCAGGAGGAGGAGGCCCCGGCCCCCGAACCTGATCGCTCCATCCCGGTGATGGTCATCAACGCCGGCGGCATCAACGGCATGGCCGGCGCCTGGCGCGACTCCCTCGAGGGCTCCGGCTGGGAGCAGGTGAGCATCGGCACCGCCGACAACGTGCAGCAGGAGCCGGTGGTGTTCTACCGCGACGAGGCCGATGCCGACACCGCCCAGGCCCTCGCGCAGGAGGTCGGCGCCGGTGAGGCCCGCCAGAGCGATGAGTACGAGTCCCGCATCACCTTCGTGGCGGTGACCGAGCCCGGCAGCGGTGATGAGGGCGGCGAGGGCGAGGGCGACGAGGGCTGA
- the groL gene encoding chaperonin GroEL (60 kDa chaperone family; promotes refolding of misfolded polypeptides especially under stressful conditions; forms two stacked rings of heptamers to form a barrel-shaped 14mer; ends can be capped by GroES; misfolded proteins enter the barrel where they are refolded when GroES binds), whose amino-acid sequence MAKLIAYDEEARRGLERGMNQLADAVKVTLGPKGRNVVLEKSWGAPTITNDGVSIAKEIELDDPYEKIGAELVKEVAKKTDDIAGDGTTTATVLAQALVKEGLRNVAAGANPIALKRGIDKAVAAVSETLLAQAKEVDTKEQIANTAAISAADPAIGELIAEALDKVGKEGVITVEESNTMGLELELTEGMRFDKGFISPYFVTDAERQETVLEDPYILLTSSKISTVKDLLPLLEKVIQSGKPLAIIAEDVEGEALAVLVVNKLRGSFKSVAVKAPGFGDRRKAMLEDMAILTGGQVIAEEVGLKLETAGLELLGQARKVVVTKDETTIVEGAGDADRIAGRVKQIRAEIENSDSDYDREKLQERLAKLAGGVAVIKAGAATEVELKERKHRIEDAVRNAKAAVEEGVVAGGGVALLQAGADTFGKLALEGDEATGGNIVKVAIEAPLKQIAVNAGLEGGVVAEKVKNLPVGQGLNAATGEYEDLLKAGILDPVKVTRSALQNAASIAGLFLTTEAVVADKPEPVKAPAGGDDMGGMGGMGGMM is encoded by the coding sequence ATGGCCAAGCTCATCGCATACGACGAGGAGGCCCGGCGCGGTCTCGAGCGGGGTATGAACCAGCTCGCCGACGCCGTCAAGGTCACCCTCGGCCCCAAGGGTCGCAACGTCGTGCTCGAGAAGTCCTGGGGCGCACCCACGATCACCAACGACGGCGTCTCCATCGCCAAGGAGATCGAGCTCGACGATCCCTACGAGAAGATCGGTGCCGAGCTCGTCAAGGAGGTCGCCAAGAAGACCGACGACATCGCGGGCGACGGCACCACCACCGCCACCGTCCTGGCTCAGGCCCTGGTCAAGGAGGGCCTGCGCAACGTTGCCGCCGGCGCCAACCCGATCGCCCTGAAGCGCGGTATCGACAAGGCCGTCGCGGCCGTCTCCGAGACCCTGCTGGCGCAGGCCAAGGAGGTCGACACCAAGGAGCAGATCGCCAACACCGCCGCCATCTCCGCGGCCGACCCGGCCATCGGCGAGCTCATCGCCGAGGCCCTGGACAAGGTCGGCAAGGAGGGCGTGATCACGGTCGAGGAGTCCAACACCATGGGCCTCGAGCTGGAGCTCACCGAGGGCATGCGGTTCGACAAGGGCTTCATCTCGCCCTACTTCGTCACCGACGCCGAGCGTCAGGAGACGGTCCTCGAGGATCCGTACATCCTGCTGACCAGCTCCAAGATCTCCACCGTCAAGGACCTGCTGCCGCTGCTGGAGAAGGTCATCCAGTCCGGCAAGCCGCTGGCGATCATCGCCGAGGACGTCGAGGGCGAAGCCCTCGCCGTGCTGGTGGTCAACAAGCTGCGCGGCTCCTTCAAGTCCGTGGCCGTCAAGGCCCCCGGCTTCGGCGACCGCCGCAAGGCGATGCTGGAGGACATGGCGATCCTCACCGGCGGCCAGGTCATCGCCGAGGAGGTGGGCCTCAAGCTGGAGACCGCCGGCCTCGAGCTGCTGGGCCAGGCACGCAAGGTCGTCGTCACCAAGGACGAGACCACCATCGTCGAGGGCGCCGGCGACGCCGACCGCATCGCCGGTCGCGTCAAGCAGATCCGCGCCGAGATCGAGAACTCGGACTCGGACTACGACCGCGAGAAGCTCCAGGAGCGCCTCGCGAAGCTGGCCGGCGGCGTCGCCGTCATCAAGGCCGGCGCCGCGACCGAGGTGGAGCTGAAGGAGCGCAAGCACCGCATCGAGGATGCCGTGCGCAACGCCAAGGCCGCCGTGGAAGAGGGCGTCGTCGCCGGTGGTGGCGTCGCGCTGCTGCAGGCCGGTGCGGACACCTTCGGCAAGCTCGCCCTCGAGGGCGACGAGGCCACCGGTGGCAACATCGTCAAGGTCGCCATCGAGGCACCGCTCAAGCAGATCGCGGTCAACGCCGGTCTTGAGGGCGGCGTCGTGGCGGAGAAGGTCAAGAACCTTCCCGTCGGCCAGGGCCTGAACGCGGCCACCGGCGAGTACGAGGACCTGCTGAAGGCCGGCATCCTCGACCCGGTCAAGGTGACCCGCTCCGCTCTGCAGAACGCCGCGTCCATCGCCGGCCTGTTCCTCACCACCGAGGCCGTCGTGGCCGACAAGCCGGAGCCGGTCAAGGCTCCCGCCGGTGGCGACGACATGGGCGGCATGGGTGGCATGGGCGGCATGATGTGA
- a CDS encoding NYN domain-containing protein, whose amino-acid sequence MRIGVYIDGYNLYYGARRLAGKSTPGWRWLDVRALSRRIISTSSTWSNWSLKRVIYCTARISGASNPIGQREQDVYLRALTRSGSVDHIEYGNYVARVATAPLAVNSAKGKPVLTTSAWPVMVQDSTGSAVPDATFMVSVARREEKGSDVNVASHLLIDTLTNVIDAAVVISNDSDLAMPISAARTRVPVGLINPTPGYLAGKLSGTPSEGVGNHWWYQLTHSDLTSCQLPDPVAGKVRKPQPW is encoded by the coding sequence GTGAGAATCGGGGTATACATCGACGGGTACAACCTCTACTACGGGGCCCGGCGCCTCGCCGGCAAGTCGACACCCGGCTGGCGCTGGCTCGACGTGCGCGCACTGTCCCGGCGCATCATCTCCACGAGCTCCACATGGAGCAACTGGAGTCTGAAGCGCGTTATCTACTGCACCGCGCGCATCAGTGGAGCGAGCAACCCCATTGGTCAGAGAGAGCAGGACGTCTATCTCAGGGCACTGACTCGGTCCGGATCGGTGGACCACATCGAGTACGGGAACTACGTCGCACGGGTCGCGACGGCGCCCCTTGCCGTGAACTCGGCCAAGGGCAAGCCTGTGCTCACGACATCAGCGTGGCCGGTGATGGTGCAGGACTCCACAGGATCAGCCGTTCCCGATGCGACATTCATGGTCTCGGTGGCACGCCGAGAAGAGAAGGGATCGGACGTGAACGTCGCCTCTCACTTGTTGATCGACACGCTCACCAACGTCATCGACGCAGCCGTGGTCATCTCCAACGACAGCGATCTGGCCATGCCGATCAGCGCGGCTCGTACCAGGGTTCCCGTCGGCCTCATCAACCCAACCCCTGGGTACCTGGCTGGCAAGCTCAGCGGTACGCCTAGCGAAGGAGTGGGGAACCACTGGTGGTACCAGCTGACACATTCCGACCTCACCAGCTGCCAGCTTCCCGATCCCGTCGCAGGGAAGGTCCGGAAGCCTCAGCCGTGGTGA
- a CDS encoding type I restriction enzyme subunit R domain-containing protein, which yields MVPNDATATAATWHPNPRSADPSEANIQPELGGRAKAMVVTDSRAAAVKYARSFRRICTEEKLDLHALVAFSGDVPDPEITALPGTRPPTVTETSENPQLKGRDLAKVFAGPDEHVLIVANKYQTGFDQPLLVGMYVDKQLSGIAAVQTLSRLNRMAPGKSDTYVLDFVNDPEQILAAFREYYEDAEITTESDPDLVMDMHAKLEQAGIHTPQEVDLFWEAWTRKGAKHTDPERHIKPAEDRFGDRWRRALLTGDRAERDALIDYRSTLTQYIKAYAFFSQLVDYGNPRYEKFSAFADLLARRLRGFTDEDPTPDEVDVSDIVLTHYRLQKIREDDLKLGEIEPKGLTGMTEAGMAAARERKRERKTEIIDKVNRYLGGLDVPDDYKLSGVESLLAEVVTDHTMQAIAHSNSRIDFAAAPGMKTVVENAVWSVEESSGAVIKHLRDMPWEDLRAMLMDVGLYERLQEAAS from the coding sequence GTGGTCCCGAACGACGCCACCGCTACGGCAGCGACGTGGCACCCGAACCCTCGATCAGCGGACCCCAGCGAGGCGAATATTCAGCCGGAGCTCGGCGGTCGCGCCAAAGCCATGGTGGTCACCGATTCCCGCGCTGCTGCGGTCAAGTACGCCCGGTCGTTCCGCCGCATCTGCACCGAGGAAAAGCTGGACCTCCATGCCCTCGTCGCCTTCTCCGGCGACGTACCCGATCCAGAGATCACAGCCCTGCCCGGCACGAGACCCCCGACTGTTACTGAGACCAGTGAGAACCCTCAGCTCAAAGGCCGCGACCTCGCCAAGGTATTCGCCGGGCCGGACGAGCACGTACTGATCGTCGCCAACAAGTACCAGACCGGCTTCGACCAGCCACTACTGGTGGGAATGTACGTCGACAAACAGTTGTCGGGGATCGCCGCCGTGCAGACGCTCTCGCGCCTGAACCGCATGGCACCGGGGAAGTCCGACACCTACGTGCTGGACTTCGTCAACGACCCCGAGCAGATCCTCGCTGCGTTCCGCGAGTACTACGAAGACGCAGAGATCACCACGGAGTCAGACCCAGACCTCGTGATGGACATGCACGCCAAGCTCGAGCAGGCCGGGATCCACACCCCGCAAGAGGTGGATCTCTTCTGGGAGGCGTGGACACGCAAGGGCGCCAAGCACACTGACCCCGAGCGACACATCAAGCCAGCCGAGGACCGCTTCGGCGACCGCTGGCGGCGCGCACTACTGACCGGTGATCGCGCCGAGCGGGACGCCCTCATCGACTACCGCTCCACCCTCACGCAGTACATCAAGGCCTACGCTTTCTTCTCCCAGCTGGTCGACTACGGAAACCCCCGGTATGAGAAGTTCAGCGCCTTTGCCGACCTGCTGGCCCGGCGCCTGCGCGGTTTCACCGACGAGGACCCCACCCCTGACGAGGTCGACGTCTCCGACATCGTCCTGACCCACTACCGCCTCCAGAAGATCCGCGAGGACGATCTCAAGCTCGGCGAGATCGAGCCCAAGGGCCTCACGGGGATGACCGAGGCGGGCATGGCCGCCGCCCGCGAGCGGAAGCGCGAGCGCAAGACGGAGATCATCGACAAGGTCAACCGCTATCTGGGCGGGCTCGATGTACCGGACGACTACAAGCTCAGCGGCGTGGAGAGCCTGCTCGCCGAGGTCGTCACCGATCACACCATGCAGGCCATCGCCCACTCCAACTCCCGCATCGACTTCGCTGCCGCCCCGGGAATGAAGACCGTGGTCGAGAACGCCGTGTGGAGCGTGGAGGAATCCAGCGGCGCCGTTATCAAGCACCTGCGGGACATGCCGTGGGAGGACCTGCGGGCGATGCTCATGGACGTGGGCCTGTACGAGCGGCTGCAGGAGGCGGCGTCGTGA
- a CDS encoding ATP-binding protein: MSVIDNDTKRKLREMGATALLDAIDAQDEAHVLGMSFQERLQLIVDEAHSIFNHGKVEGLIRRAGLRYPGADLRRLDLVEERGLNRNVIAQLATCSFIQRQQNVVFQGFTGSGKSYLGCALAKQACQHRLRAHYIRMPDLEEAWALAKDKPQGQTKFLRKYSTFSLLVIDEWLLDHPDEGMRSMLLELLERRYDTGSTVFCTQYPKKDWHARLGGAVHADAIMDRIVHNTIWIDTGDRNMREHTALPQ; this comes from the coding sequence GTGAGCGTGATCGATAACGACACGAAGCGGAAGCTGCGCGAGATGGGCGCGACCGCGCTGCTGGACGCGATCGATGCCCAGGATGAGGCTCACGTGCTGGGGATGTCGTTCCAGGAACGGCTCCAGCTGATCGTGGACGAGGCGCATTCCATCTTCAATCATGGAAAGGTCGAGGGTCTGATCCGCCGGGCGGGGCTGCGTTATCCCGGAGCGGACCTGCGGCGGCTGGATCTGGTCGAGGAACGGGGACTGAACCGGAACGTGATCGCGCAACTGGCAACCTGCTCCTTCATCCAGCGGCAACAGAACGTGGTCTTCCAGGGCTTCACCGGCTCAGGGAAGTCCTACCTCGGCTGCGCGCTGGCGAAGCAGGCCTGCCAGCACCGGCTCCGAGCCCACTACATCCGAATGCCCGACCTCGAAGAGGCCTGGGCCCTGGCAAAGGACAAGCCGCAGGGCCAGACGAAGTTCCTGCGGAAGTACTCCACGTTCTCGCTGCTGGTGATCGACGAGTGGCTGCTGGACCATCCTGACGAGGGAATGCGTTCGATGCTGCTGGAACTGCTCGAGCGCCGCTATGACACCGGCTCGACCGTGTTCTGCACCCAGTACCCGAAGAAGGACTGGCACGCCCGGCTCGGTGGAGCAGTCCACGCCGATGCGATCATGGACCGCATCGTGCACAACACAATCTGGATCGACACCGGCGACAGGAACATGCGAGAACACACCGCACTGCCCCAGTGA
- the istA gene encoding IS21 family transposase: protein MVRKIRAKLVLQLRAEGLSGRAISSSQGMSRKSVRAVFEAADAAGIGWGDIADVADEQVYARLFPGRGEHESVFAQPDWEQVHREMARVGVTLKLLHGEYFDATTAAGDPAMGYDRFCRTYQHHVMVTGAASRVGHKAGQSVEVDWSGPTMELADPVTGEVSKVFLFVACLPFSRYAFCFPALDMRQESWLRAHVAMFEALGGTVPRIVPDNLKTGVVKHPREGEIVLNDAYREMAAHYSAAVLPGRVRKPKDKASVENTVAHVATWVIAGLRDQRFTSLPELAAAIGQRMEAYNAEPFQKRPGSRASVFDAEERPLLTPLPAVPYEISTWHYGRRVGRNGHVTFARNFYSAPFAHIGAKVDLRITARTLEIYQGSQRLTSHLLLPETASNEYRTNDADLPAGERFQAWDAQRVRAWADRVGPATVIVIQRIFESVPIVEQGLDPALAVLRLSRRFSVDRVEAACALALTGRVRSPRYAHLHPILATGQDKVAALRPPREEPAEDGGYVRGADYYAGGVR from the coding sequence ATGGTACGGAAGATCAGGGCGAAGCTGGTGCTCCAGCTGCGCGCAGAAGGTCTGTCGGGGCGAGCGATTTCGTCCTCGCAGGGCATGTCCCGCAAGTCCGTGAGGGCGGTGTTCGAGGCCGCTGACGCTGCAGGGATCGGGTGGGGCGATATCGCGGACGTCGCCGATGAGCAGGTGTATGCCCGGTTGTTCCCGGGCCGGGGCGAGCACGAGAGCGTGTTCGCACAGCCGGACTGGGAACAGGTCCATCGAGAGATGGCCAGGGTCGGCGTGACGCTGAAGCTGTTGCACGGCGAGTACTTCGACGCGACCACGGCGGCTGGGGATCCGGCGATGGGGTATGACCGGTTTTGCCGCACCTACCAGCACCACGTCATGGTCACCGGTGCCGCTTCGAGAGTCGGTCACAAGGCCGGCCAGAGCGTGGAGGTCGACTGGTCCGGCCCCACGATGGAGCTGGCCGATCCGGTCACCGGCGAGGTCTCGAAGGTGTTCTTGTTCGTTGCCTGCCTGCCTTTTTCTCGTTACGCGTTCTGCTTCCCGGCGCTGGATATGCGCCAGGAGTCCTGGCTGCGAGCGCACGTAGCGATGTTCGAGGCGCTGGGCGGGACGGTCCCGAGGATCGTTCCGGACAACCTCAAGACCGGTGTGGTGAAGCACCCCCGCGAGGGCGAGATCGTCCTGAACGATGCGTATCGCGAGATGGCAGCGCATTACTCGGCGGCGGTGCTCCCGGGGAGGGTGCGGAAACCGAAAGACAAGGCGAGCGTGGAGAACACCGTCGCGCACGTCGCGACCTGGGTCATCGCCGGGCTGCGGGATCAGCGATTCACGTCCCTGCCCGAACTTGCAGCCGCCATCGGGCAGCGGATGGAGGCCTATAACGCGGAGCCGTTCCAGAAGCGGCCCGGATCCCGCGCCAGCGTGTTCGACGCGGAGGAGCGGCCGCTGCTGACGCCGCTGCCGGCGGTGCCCTACGAGATCTCGACATGGCACTACGGACGACGAGTGGGCAGGAACGGGCACGTCACGTTCGCGCGGAACTTCTACTCCGCGCCGTTCGCGCACATCGGCGCGAAGGTCGATCTGCGCATCACGGCCCGGACGCTGGAGATCTATCAGGGCAGCCAGCGACTGACCAGTCACCTGCTGCTCCCGGAGACCGCGAGCAATGAGTACCGCACCAACGACGCGGACCTACCTGCGGGCGAGCGTTTCCAGGCCTGGGACGCGCAGAGGGTGCGGGCGTGGGCAGATCGGGTCGGGCCGGCCACGGTGATCGTGATCCAGCGGATCTTCGAGTCCGTGCCGATCGTGGAACAGGGCCTGGATCCCGCGTTGGCGGTGCTACGGCTCTCTCGCCGCTTCTCCGTAGATCGGGTCGAGGCGGCCTGCGCACTCGCGCTGACGGGACGGGTCCGTTCACCGCGCTATGCGCATCTGCACCCGATCTTGGCCACCGGGCAGGACAAGGTCGCCGCCCTGCGTCCACCCCGCGAGGAACCCGCGGAAGACGGCGGATACGTCCGTGGCGCCGACTACTACGCCGGAGGTGTCCGGTGA